In the genome of Oncorhynchus mykiss isolate Arlee chromosome 18, USDA_OmykA_1.1, whole genome shotgun sequence, one region contains:
- the LOC110495607 gene encoding uncharacterized protein LOC110495607 isoform X3 — protein sequence MDFLSAVSQLKAEARLAAKRAARAEAREIRMKELERQQKEMYQSQKKYYGLDNKWGHIEQWMEESERYSSRPSRRHTSISDDEERMSVGSRGSLRRNFSSDLYCSSNSLPSLRHQNSTQNGRPSMLFIDGPRTQSHRGSVCDEAVQSSTRRFSGSISRGPSDYSGFLGSNSRASSRASSARASPVVEERSDRDFLEKGSRTASTLSAATLASLGGPSSRRGSCDTSISVETEASIREIKDSLVESEEKYRKAMVSNAQLHNEKSNLMYQVDTLKDSLIELEEQLYESKREYNDKAKEFERERHAHSVLQRQFNEMRETLKQSEELLTEVGQLRLKRDSCVREISDLQETLGWKEKKIGALERQREFSDAGVRDERDKLRDQVVHLKDTLKKHGIVLSPEVTTNGDAGQMIDGPCSADSTSRLAQESQPSHGGESMLGEAPEMQLDHGEVRTPGGGRLLHEADNYSHDQERALLEIESSDKLNQDKLSDSLQQQTDTEAEQSKYCDQETQVDVAVPEEAILVHFGDKETQIEYEVEKPQYCDTETLVEPAELEGAILVQKEYTDGGSDNGEGLNQRGFEPESQEQAENEENSGESNKEAVPVSGGTDGQCEEITNLEKGRENTELLTAVSTEEQDISGPTLCDETEATLSQIQSESQSDLQGENTQEYDPGTKGQVIPENSRITESEMIKMILRISVCLGEAKTSPNQISQGSLKKTETIGMEMKNNPGHPAEHQAETGQVTSTGTSAISSTVSIELFISECPDEVGIKTDPLIINTLSEFEKDKQNSLELQQHKNDHFSTESSVETVPKITDSDGQKLSERVEELESSSVESKPDQIWQESVCGMKEDEPNTKELQAKEPPSTISDKTVTPIITEEGKTRLDQQVIPDLPERLETSLENTLPGVQGDQKMDVAESREKQGCTCKCICKQSQSDQVLTENSLDVALTQRISDSSGEVISDRTEEVEPSPDRIQSEPPSRVEREEWCIIEENIYEENLQQEAIQEEQQTEQGEASTSSPAGGDNELNDGASAGHIDSCEEAVLLVKEEETYLPVEEEHISSSPRPSALGQEIQPLPEAVEEGRERPPVEEAQKQESGVRKGQRGNRKGKGKDPCKVN from the exons ATGGATTTTCTGTCTGCTGTTTCTCAGTTGAAG GCTGAGGCGAGACTGGCAGCGAAGCGGGCGGCCAGAGCAGAGGCACGGGAGATACGCATGAAGGAACTGGAGAGACAGCAGAaagag ATGTATCAAAGCCAGAAG aAATACTATGGTCTGGACAACAAATGGGGCCACATTGAGCAGTGGATG gaggagagtgagaggtaCTCCTCCCGTCCTTCACGGAGACACACGTCG ATCTCAGACGATGAGGAACGGATGTCGGTGGGGAGCCGAGGAAGCCTTAGG AGAAACTTCTCATCTGATCTGTACTGCAGCTCCAACAGTCTCCCCTCACTCAGACATCAAAATTCCACTCAAAATGGCCGG CCCTCCATGCTCTTTATTGATGGCCCACGCACCCAGAGTCACAGG GGCTCTGTGTGTGACGAGGCTGTGCAGAGTAGCACACGGCGCTTTAGTGGCTCCATCTCTCGCGGT CCTTCAGACTACAGTGGTTTTCTGGGCTCCAACTCTCGGGCCTCGTCCAGGGCCAGCTCTGCCCGTGCCAGCCCAGTG GTGGAGGAGAGATCAGACAGGGACTTCCTGGAAAAG GGTTCCAGGACTGCCTCTACCCTCTCAGCAGCCACTCTAGCATCGCTGGGAGGGCCCTCCTCTCGCAGAGGCAGCTGTGACACCTCTATCTCAGTAGAGACAGAGGCCTCCATTCGAGAGATAAAG GACTCCCTGGTGGAGTCTGAGGAGAAGTACCGTAAGGCCATGGTGTCCAACGCCCAGCTACACAACGAGAAGTCCAACCTCATGTACCAGGTGGACACGCTGAAGGACTCGCTCATTGAGCTGGAGGAGCAGCTGTACGAGTCTAAACGAGAGTACAACGACAAGGCCAAGGAGTTTGAGAGGGAGAGGCACGCCCACAGTGTTCTGCAGCGCCAGTTTAACGAGATGAGAGAGACGCTGAAACAGAGTGAAGAACTGTTAACC GAGGTGGGCCAGCTCCGTCTCAAACGGGACAGCTGTGTTAGGGAGATCTCCGACCTGCAGGAGACCCTCGGATGGAAGGAGAAAAAGATTGGG GCCTTAGAGAGGCAGAGGGAATTCTCAGACGCCGGCGTGCGGGATGAGCGGGATAAGCTCAGGGATCAGGTGGTCCACCTCAAAGACACTCTGAAG AAACATGGGATAGTGCTGTCACCTGAAGTAACCACCAATGGGGATGCAGGACAGATGATTGATGGGCCTTGCAGTGCAGACTCTACCTCCCGATTGGCTCAGGAGTCCCAGCCATCTCATGGTGGGGAGAGCATGCTTG GCGAAGCACCAGAGATGCAGTTGGACCATGGCGAGGTGAGGACACCAGGGGGAGGCAGACTTCTACATGAGGCTGACAACTACTCACATGACCAGGAGAGGGCACTACTGGAGATAGAATCTTCGGACAAGTTGAACCAAGACAAGTTGAGTGACAGCCTGCAGCAACAAACAGACACTGAAGCAGAGCAGTCCAAGTACTGTGACCAAGAGACCCAGGTGGATGTTGCTGTACCTGAAGAAGCCATTTTGGTGCATTTTGGTGACAAAGAGACTCAGATTGAATATGAAGTAGAGAAACCCCAATACTGCGACACAGAAACTCTGGTGGAACCTGCTGAACTTGAAGGAGCCATTTTGGTTCAAAAGGAATATACAGATGGTGGCAGTGACAATGGAGAGGGGTTGAATCAAAGAGGATTTGAACCAGAATCCCAGGAACAGGCAGAGAATGAGGAAAACAGTGGAGAAAGTAACAAGGAAGCTGTACCAGTAAGCGGTGGCACTGACGGACAATGTGAGGAAATCACAAACCTTGAGAAAGGACGGGAAAACACAGAGCTTCTCACAGCTGTGTCTACTGAAGAACAGGACATCTCTGGTCCAACTCTCTGTGATGAGACAGAGGCGACTCTTAGTCAAATCCAAAGTGAATCTCAAAGTGACCTGCAAGGAGAGAACACCCAGGAGTATGATCCTGGGACTAAAGGTCAAGTCATTCCAGAAAACTCAAGGATCACGGAATCTGAGATGATTAAGATGATTCTGAGGATTTCTGTATGTCTAGGGGAGGCAAAGACCAGCCCAAATCAGATCTCTCAGGGATCATTAAAGAAAACAGAAACAATAGGGATGGAGATGAAGAATAATCCAGGGCATCCTGCAGAGCATCAGGCAGAGACTGGCCAAGTAACATCTACTGGAACATCTGCTATctcatctacagtctctattgaaCTGTTTATCTCTGAATGTCCTGACGAGGTTGGAATCAAGACAGATCCACTCATAATAAACACTTTAAGTGAATTTGAGAAAGATAAACAGAATTCTCTAGAACTTCAGCAACATAAGAATGATCATTTCAGTACAGAAAGCTCTGTGGAAACTGTGCCAAAGATCACAGACTCTGACGGACAGAAATTATCTGAGAGGGTTGAAGAGCTGGAGTCGAGTTCAGTGGAGAGCAAGCCAGATCAGATTTGGCAGGAATCTGTATGTGGCATGAAGGAAGATGAACCAAATACTAAAGAGCTTCAGGCAAAGGAGCCCCCATCCACTATCTCTGACAAAACGGTTACACCTATCATAACAGAGGAGGGGAAGACTAGACTAGACCAACAGGTGATCCCTGATTTACCAGAGAGGCTAGAGACCAGCTTAGAAAATACCTTACCAGGAGTTCAAGGTGATCAGAAGATGGATGTAGCAGAATCAAGGGAGAAACAAGGATGTACCTGTAAATGTATATGTAAACAATCCCAGAGTGATCAAGTACTGACGGAGAACTCACTGGATGTAGCTCTAACTCAGAGGATCAGCGACTCTAGTGGAGAGGTTATCTCAGACAGGACAGAGGAGGTAGAGCCCAGCCCAGACAGGATCCAATCAGAACCACCCAGtcgtgtagagagagaagaatggtGCATCATTGAGGAGAACATCTATGAGGAGAATCTCCAGCAGGAAGCCATTCAGGAGGAGCAACAGACAGAACAGGGGGAGGCTTCAACAAGTTCACCAGCAGGGGGAGACAATGAGTTAAACGATGGGGCCTCCGCTGGACATatagacagttgtgaagaagcCGTTCTACTTGTGAAAGAGGAGGAAACCTATCTACCTGTAGAAGAAGAGCACATCAGCTCCTCACCCAGACCCTCGGCACTTGGCCAAGAGATACAGCCATTACCCGAGgcggtggaggaggggagagagcgcCCCCCAGTGGAAGAAGCCCAGAAACAGGAGAGCGGTGTAAGAAAGGGACAAAGGGGCAATAGGAAGGGCAAGGGCAAAGATCCTTGCAAAGTAAACTAG
- the LOC110495607 gene encoding leucine-rich repeat flightless-interacting protein 1 isoform X22: protein MDFLSAVSQLKAEARLAAKRAARAEAREIRMKELERQQKEEESERYSSRPSRRHTSISDDEERMSVGSRGSLRVEERSDRDFLEKGSRTASTLSAATLASLGGPSSRRGSCDTSISVETEASIREIKDSLVESEEKYRKAMVSNAQLHNEKSNLMYQVDTLKDSLIELEEQLYESKREYNDKAKEFERERHAHSVLQRQFNEMRETLKQSEELLTEVGQLRLKRDSCVREISDLQETLGWKEKKIGALERQREFSDAGVRDERDKLRDQVVHLKDTLKKHGIVLSPEVTTNGDAGQMIDGPCSADSTSRLAQESQPSHGGESMLGEAPEMQLDHGEVRTPGGGRLLHEADNYSHDQERALLEIESSDKLNQDKLSDSLQQQTDTEAEQSKYCDQETQVDVAVPEEAILVHFGDKETQIEYEVEKPQYCDTETLVEPAELEGAILVQKEYTDGGSDNGEGLNQRGFEPESQEQAENEENSGESNKEAVPVSGGTDGQCEEITNLEKGRENTELLTAVSTEEQDISGPTLCDETEATLSQIQSESQSDLQGENTQEYDPGTKGQVIPENSRITESEMIKMILRISVCLGEAKTSPNQISQGSLKKTETIGMEMKNNPGHPAEHQAETGQVTSTGTSAISSTVSIELFISECPDEVGIKTDPLIINTLSEFEKDKQNSLELQQHKNDHFSTESSVETVPKITDSDGQKLSERVEELESSSVESKPDQIWQESVCGMKEDEPNTKELQAKEPPSTISDKTVTPIITEEGKTRLDQQVIPDLPERLETSLENTLPGVQGDQKMDVAESREKQGCTCKCICKQSQSDQVLTENSLDVALTQRISDSSGEVISDRTEEVEPSPDRIQSEPPSRVEREEWCIIEENIYEENLQQEAIQEEQQTEQGEASTSSPAGGDNELNDGASAGHIDSCEEAVLLVKEEETYLPVEEEHISSSPRPSALGQEIQPLPEAVEEGRERPPVEEAQKQESGVRKGQRGNRKGKGKDPCKVN from the exons ATGGATTTTCTGTCTGCTGTTTCTCAGTTGAAG GCTGAGGCGAGACTGGCAGCGAAGCGGGCGGCCAGAGCAGAGGCACGGGAGATACGCATGAAGGAACTGGAGAGACAGCAGAaagag gaggagagtgagaggtaCTCCTCCCGTCCTTCACGGAGACACACGTCG ATCTCAGACGATGAGGAACGGATGTCGGTGGGGAGCCGAGGAAGCCTTAGG GTGGAGGAGAGATCAGACAGGGACTTCCTGGAAAAG GGTTCCAGGACTGCCTCTACCCTCTCAGCAGCCACTCTAGCATCGCTGGGAGGGCCCTCCTCTCGCAGAGGCAGCTGTGACACCTCTATCTCAGTAGAGACAGAGGCCTCCATTCGAGAGATAAAG GACTCCCTGGTGGAGTCTGAGGAGAAGTACCGTAAGGCCATGGTGTCCAACGCCCAGCTACACAACGAGAAGTCCAACCTCATGTACCAGGTGGACACGCTGAAGGACTCGCTCATTGAGCTGGAGGAGCAGCTGTACGAGTCTAAACGAGAGTACAACGACAAGGCCAAGGAGTTTGAGAGGGAGAGGCACGCCCACAGTGTTCTGCAGCGCCAGTTTAACGAGATGAGAGAGACGCTGAAACAGAGTGAAGAACTGTTAACC GAGGTGGGCCAGCTCCGTCTCAAACGGGACAGCTGTGTTAGGGAGATCTCCGACCTGCAGGAGACCCTCGGATGGAAGGAGAAAAAGATTGGG GCCTTAGAGAGGCAGAGGGAATTCTCAGACGCCGGCGTGCGGGATGAGCGGGATAAGCTCAGGGATCAGGTGGTCCACCTCAAAGACACTCTGAAG AAACATGGGATAGTGCTGTCACCTGAAGTAACCACCAATGGGGATGCAGGACAGATGATTGATGGGCCTTGCAGTGCAGACTCTACCTCCCGATTGGCTCAGGAGTCCCAGCCATCTCATGGTGGGGAGAGCATGCTTG GCGAAGCACCAGAGATGCAGTTGGACCATGGCGAGGTGAGGACACCAGGGGGAGGCAGACTTCTACATGAGGCTGACAACTACTCACATGACCAGGAGAGGGCACTACTGGAGATAGAATCTTCGGACAAGTTGAACCAAGACAAGTTGAGTGACAGCCTGCAGCAACAAACAGACACTGAAGCAGAGCAGTCCAAGTACTGTGACCAAGAGACCCAGGTGGATGTTGCTGTACCTGAAGAAGCCATTTTGGTGCATTTTGGTGACAAAGAGACTCAGATTGAATATGAAGTAGAGAAACCCCAATACTGCGACACAGAAACTCTGGTGGAACCTGCTGAACTTGAAGGAGCCATTTTGGTTCAAAAGGAATATACAGATGGTGGCAGTGACAATGGAGAGGGGTTGAATCAAAGAGGATTTGAACCAGAATCCCAGGAACAGGCAGAGAATGAGGAAAACAGTGGAGAAAGTAACAAGGAAGCTGTACCAGTAAGCGGTGGCACTGACGGACAATGTGAGGAAATCACAAACCTTGAGAAAGGACGGGAAAACACAGAGCTTCTCACAGCTGTGTCTACTGAAGAACAGGACATCTCTGGTCCAACTCTCTGTGATGAGACAGAGGCGACTCTTAGTCAAATCCAAAGTGAATCTCAAAGTGACCTGCAAGGAGAGAACACCCAGGAGTATGATCCTGGGACTAAAGGTCAAGTCATTCCAGAAAACTCAAGGATCACGGAATCTGAGATGATTAAGATGATTCTGAGGATTTCTGTATGTCTAGGGGAGGCAAAGACCAGCCCAAATCAGATCTCTCAGGGATCATTAAAGAAAACAGAAACAATAGGGATGGAGATGAAGAATAATCCAGGGCATCCTGCAGAGCATCAGGCAGAGACTGGCCAAGTAACATCTACTGGAACATCTGCTATctcatctacagtctctattgaaCTGTTTATCTCTGAATGTCCTGACGAGGTTGGAATCAAGACAGATCCACTCATAATAAACACTTTAAGTGAATTTGAGAAAGATAAACAGAATTCTCTAGAACTTCAGCAACATAAGAATGATCATTTCAGTACAGAAAGCTCTGTGGAAACTGTGCCAAAGATCACAGACTCTGACGGACAGAAATTATCTGAGAGGGTTGAAGAGCTGGAGTCGAGTTCAGTGGAGAGCAAGCCAGATCAGATTTGGCAGGAATCTGTATGTGGCATGAAGGAAGATGAACCAAATACTAAAGAGCTTCAGGCAAAGGAGCCCCCATCCACTATCTCTGACAAAACGGTTACACCTATCATAACAGAGGAGGGGAAGACTAGACTAGACCAACAGGTGATCCCTGATTTACCAGAGAGGCTAGAGACCAGCTTAGAAAATACCTTACCAGGAGTTCAAGGTGATCAGAAGATGGATGTAGCAGAATCAAGGGAGAAACAAGGATGTACCTGTAAATGTATATGTAAACAATCCCAGAGTGATCAAGTACTGACGGAGAACTCACTGGATGTAGCTCTAACTCAGAGGATCAGCGACTCTAGTGGAGAGGTTATCTCAGACAGGACAGAGGAGGTAGAGCCCAGCCCAGACAGGATCCAATCAGAACCACCCAGtcgtgtagagagagaagaatggtGCATCATTGAGGAGAACATCTATGAGGAGAATCTCCAGCAGGAAGCCATTCAGGAGGAGCAACAGACAGAACAGGGGGAGGCTTCAACAAGTTCACCAGCAGGGGGAGACAATGAGTTAAACGATGGGGCCTCCGCTGGACATatagacagttgtgaagaagcCGTTCTACTTGTGAAAGAGGAGGAAACCTATCTACCTGTAGAAGAAGAGCACATCAGCTCCTCACCCAGACCCTCGGCACTTGGCCAAGAGATACAGCCATTACCCGAGgcggtggaggaggggagagagcgcCCCCCAGTGGAAGAAGCCCAGAAACAGGAGAGCGGTGTAAGAAAGGGACAAAGGGGCAATAGGAAGGGCAAGGGCAAAGATCCTTGCAAAGTAAACTAG
- the LOC110495607 gene encoding leucine-rich repeat flightless-interacting protein 1 isoform X15, giving the protein MGTQITGTGRKRIPNRERLTAEDDALNQIAREAEARLAAKRAARAEAREIRMKELERQQKEISDDEERMSVGSRGSLRGSVCDEAVQSSTRRFSGSISRGPSDYSGFLGSNSRASSRASSARASPVVEERSDRDFLEKGSRTASTLSAATLASLGGPSSRRGSCDTSISVETEASIREIKDSLVESEEKYRKAMVSNAQLHNEKSNLMYQVDTLKDSLIELEEQLYESKREYNDKAKEFERERHAHSVLQRQFNEMRETLKQSEELLTEVGQLRLKRDSCVREISDLQETLGWKEKKIGALERQREFSDAGVRDERDKLRDQVVHLKDTLKKHGIVLSPEVTTNGDAGQMIDGPCSADSTSRLAQESQPSHGGESMLGEAPEMQLDHGEVRTPGGGRLLHEADNYSHDQERALLEIESSDKLNQDKLSDSLQQQTDTEAEQSKYCDQETQVDVAVPEEAILVHFGDKETQIEYEVEKPQYCDTETLVEPAELEGAILVQKEYTDGGSDNGEGLNQRGFEPESQEQAENEENSGESNKEAVPVSGGTDGQCEEITNLEKGRENTELLTAVSTEEQDISGPTLCDETEATLSQIQSESQSDLQGENTQEYDPGTKGQVIPENSRITESEMIKMILRISVCLGEAKTSPNQISQGSLKKTETIGMEMKNNPGHPAEHQAETGQVTSTGTSAISSTVSIELFISECPDEVGIKTDPLIINTLSEFEKDKQNSLELQQHKNDHFSTESSVETVPKITDSDGQKLSERVEELESSSVESKPDQIWQESVCGMKEDEPNTKELQAKEPPSTISDKTVTPIITEEGKTRLDQQVIPDLPERLETSLENTLPGVQGDQKMDVAESREKQGCTCKCICKQSQSDQVLTENSLDVALTQRISDSSGEVISDRTEEVEPSPDRIQSEPPSRVEREEWCIIEENIYEENLQQEAIQEEQQTEQGEASTSSPAGGDNELNDGASAGHIDSCEEAVLLVKEEETYLPVEEEHISSSPRPSALGQEIQPLPEAVEEGRERPPVEEAQKQESGVRKGQRGNRKGKGKDPCKVN; this is encoded by the exons GCTGAGGCGAGACTGGCAGCGAAGCGGGCGGCCAGAGCAGAGGCACGGGAGATACGCATGAAGGAACTGGAGAGACAGCAGAaagag ATCTCAGACGATGAGGAACGGATGTCGGTGGGGAGCCGAGGAAGCCTTAGG GGCTCTGTGTGTGACGAGGCTGTGCAGAGTAGCACACGGCGCTTTAGTGGCTCCATCTCTCGCGGT CCTTCAGACTACAGTGGTTTTCTGGGCTCCAACTCTCGGGCCTCGTCCAGGGCCAGCTCTGCCCGTGCCAGCCCAGTG GTGGAGGAGAGATCAGACAGGGACTTCCTGGAAAAG GGTTCCAGGACTGCCTCTACCCTCTCAGCAGCCACTCTAGCATCGCTGGGAGGGCCCTCCTCTCGCAGAGGCAGCTGTGACACCTCTATCTCAGTAGAGACAGAGGCCTCCATTCGAGAGATAAAG GACTCCCTGGTGGAGTCTGAGGAGAAGTACCGTAAGGCCATGGTGTCCAACGCCCAGCTACACAACGAGAAGTCCAACCTCATGTACCAGGTGGACACGCTGAAGGACTCGCTCATTGAGCTGGAGGAGCAGCTGTACGAGTCTAAACGAGAGTACAACGACAAGGCCAAGGAGTTTGAGAGGGAGAGGCACGCCCACAGTGTTCTGCAGCGCCAGTTTAACGAGATGAGAGAGACGCTGAAACAGAGTGAAGAACTGTTAACC GAGGTGGGCCAGCTCCGTCTCAAACGGGACAGCTGTGTTAGGGAGATCTCCGACCTGCAGGAGACCCTCGGATGGAAGGAGAAAAAGATTGGG GCCTTAGAGAGGCAGAGGGAATTCTCAGACGCCGGCGTGCGGGATGAGCGGGATAAGCTCAGGGATCAGGTGGTCCACCTCAAAGACACTCTGAAG AAACATGGGATAGTGCTGTCACCTGAAGTAACCACCAATGGGGATGCAGGACAGATGATTGATGGGCCTTGCAGTGCAGACTCTACCTCCCGATTGGCTCAGGAGTCCCAGCCATCTCATGGTGGGGAGAGCATGCTTG GCGAAGCACCAGAGATGCAGTTGGACCATGGCGAGGTGAGGACACCAGGGGGAGGCAGACTTCTACATGAGGCTGACAACTACTCACATGACCAGGAGAGGGCACTACTGGAGATAGAATCTTCGGACAAGTTGAACCAAGACAAGTTGAGTGACAGCCTGCAGCAACAAACAGACACTGAAGCAGAGCAGTCCAAGTACTGTGACCAAGAGACCCAGGTGGATGTTGCTGTACCTGAAGAAGCCATTTTGGTGCATTTTGGTGACAAAGAGACTCAGATTGAATATGAAGTAGAGAAACCCCAATACTGCGACACAGAAACTCTGGTGGAACCTGCTGAACTTGAAGGAGCCATTTTGGTTCAAAAGGAATATACAGATGGTGGCAGTGACAATGGAGAGGGGTTGAATCAAAGAGGATTTGAACCAGAATCCCAGGAACAGGCAGAGAATGAGGAAAACAGTGGAGAAAGTAACAAGGAAGCTGTACCAGTAAGCGGTGGCACTGACGGACAATGTGAGGAAATCACAAACCTTGAGAAAGGACGGGAAAACACAGAGCTTCTCACAGCTGTGTCTACTGAAGAACAGGACATCTCTGGTCCAACTCTCTGTGATGAGACAGAGGCGACTCTTAGTCAAATCCAAAGTGAATCTCAAAGTGACCTGCAAGGAGAGAACACCCAGGAGTATGATCCTGGGACTAAAGGTCAAGTCATTCCAGAAAACTCAAGGATCACGGAATCTGAGATGATTAAGATGATTCTGAGGATTTCTGTATGTCTAGGGGAGGCAAAGACCAGCCCAAATCAGATCTCTCAGGGATCATTAAAGAAAACAGAAACAATAGGGATGGAGATGAAGAATAATCCAGGGCATCCTGCAGAGCATCAGGCAGAGACTGGCCAAGTAACATCTACTGGAACATCTGCTATctcatctacagtctctattgaaCTGTTTATCTCTGAATGTCCTGACGAGGTTGGAATCAAGACAGATCCACTCATAATAAACACTTTAAGTGAATTTGAGAAAGATAAACAGAATTCTCTAGAACTTCAGCAACATAAGAATGATCATTTCAGTACAGAAAGCTCTGTGGAAACTGTGCCAAAGATCACAGACTCTGACGGACAGAAATTATCTGAGAGGGTTGAAGAGCTGGAGTCGAGTTCAGTGGAGAGCAAGCCAGATCAGATTTGGCAGGAATCTGTATGTGGCATGAAGGAAGATGAACCAAATACTAAAGAGCTTCAGGCAAAGGAGCCCCCATCCACTATCTCTGACAAAACGGTTACACCTATCATAACAGAGGAGGGGAAGACTAGACTAGACCAACAGGTGATCCCTGATTTACCAGAGAGGCTAGAGACCAGCTTAGAAAATACCTTACCAGGAGTTCAAGGTGATCAGAAGATGGATGTAGCAGAATCAAGGGAGAAACAAGGATGTACCTGTAAATGTATATGTAAACAATCCCAGAGTGATCAAGTACTGACGGAGAACTCACTGGATGTAGCTCTAACTCAGAGGATCAGCGACTCTAGTGGAGAGGTTATCTCAGACAGGACAGAGGAGGTAGAGCCCAGCCCAGACAGGATCCAATCAGAACCACCCAGtcgtgtagagagagaagaatggtGCATCATTGAGGAGAACATCTATGAGGAGAATCTCCAGCAGGAAGCCATTCAGGAGGAGCAACAGACAGAACAGGGGGAGGCTTCAACAAGTTCACCAGCAGGGGGAGACAATGAGTTAAACGATGGGGCCTCCGCTGGACATatagacagttgtgaagaagcCGTTCTACTTGTGAAAGAGGAGGAAACCTATCTACCTGTAGAAGAAGAGCACATCAGCTCCTCACCCAGACCCTCGGCACTTGGCCAAGAGATACAGCCATTACCCGAGgcggtggaggaggggagagagcgcCCCCCAGTGGAAGAAGCCCAGAAACAGGAGAGCGGTGTAAGAAAGGGACAAAGGGGCAATAGGAAGGGCAAGGGCAAAGATCCTTGCAAAGTAAACTAG